In a single window of the Anabas testudineus chromosome 17, fAnaTes1.2, whole genome shotgun sequence genome:
- the cables1 gene encoding CDK5 and ABL1 enzyme substrate 1 isoform X1 has protein sequence MAAATSSNTSTATLQMKHPSIDHTRKRIDPRRRQAALSFLSNISLDGRPVQDDADKQNEEENSLEARTRQSLVSPERLAYGAAGAAGAAAAAAAAAAAAAAAEATTAAQALAFANQALFASNRASFGTGPAAFPLGTDAEGDAFVSSTLSSPFSALPASTRGRLQTYTQGILPASYCRQSPQYCLEGGQIANSAIELQRSRRRLISQRSSLETLEDIEENAPLRRCRTLSGSPRPKSFKRVHFIKNMRQHDMRNGRIVLISGRRSFYSVFSVLPYRDCSQAGDVKVEGGRQRHPSGGVSAKEMVIGLEGVELGADGKTVSYTQFLYPTNVLGGRRNTIDSTSSFSQSRNASHRSLSLGRANSNQSSLDTGNDLGDFREYDPNLLDDPQWPCGKHKRVLIFPSYMTTVIEYVKPSDLKKDMNETFKEKFPHIRLTLSKIRSLKREIRKLAQDECGYEEPTVAMAFVYFEKLVLQGKLNKQNRKLCAGACVLLAAKIGGDLKKHEVKLLIDKLEERFRVNRRELIAFEFPVLVALEFNLHLPEHEIMPHYRRLLQTS, from the exons ATGGCGGCTGCCACGAGCAGCAACACATCCACAGCCACCCTACAGATGAAGCACCCCAGTATCGACCATACGCGGAAACGCATAGACCCGAGGAGGAGGCAAGCGGCGCTGTCCTTTCTCAGCAACATTTCGTTAGATGGGCGACCCGTGCAGGACGATGCAGACAAGCAAAACGAAGAGGAGAACTCGCTGGAAGCCAGGACTAGACAGAGCCTGGTTTCTCCGGAGCGCTTGGCGTACGGGGCTGCTGGCGCCGccggagctgctgctgctgctgctgctgcagcggcggcggcggcggcggcggagGCGACCACGGCCGCACAGGCGCTCGCTTTTGCAAACCAGGCTCTCTTCGCCAGCAATCGGGCCAGTTTTGGGACGGGTCCCGCTGCTTTCCCGTTGGGTACCGACGCGGAGGGCGACGCTTTCGTGTCCTCGACACTCAGCTCGCCTTTCTCCGCGCTCCCAGCCTCGACCAGAGGGAGGCTGCAGACGTACACTCAGGGAATCCTTCCTGCCTCCTACTGCAGGCAGTCCCCCCAATACTGCCTGGAGGGCGGACAGATAGCCAACTCTGCGATAGAGCTGCAGAGGTCAAG GCGAAGACTCATCTCTCAGCGCTCTTCGCTTGAAACACTAGAGGATATAGAGGAAAATGCTCCTCTACGCAG ATGCCGAACCCTATCGGGTTCACCCCGACCAAAGAGCTTCAAGAGGGTCCACTTCATAAAGAACATGAGGCAACATGATATGCGCAATGGAAG gaTAGTCCTTATCAGTGGCAGAAGATCCTTCTATAGTGTATTTTCTGTCCTGCCCTATCGAGATTGTAGCCAAGCAGG GGATGTAAAGGTGGAAGGAGGGCGTCAGCGGCACCCATCAGGAGGCGTCAGTGCCAAGGAGATGGTGATCGGGCTGGAGGGAGTGGAGTTGGGAGCAGATGGAAAG ACTGTGTCCTACACCCAGTTCCTGTATCCCACTAATGTGCTGGGTGGTCGAAGAAACACCATCGACTCCACCTCGTCCTTCTCTCAGTCTCGTAACGCCAGCCACCGCAGCCTCAGTTTGGGTCGAGCCAACAGCAACCAGAGCAGCCTAGACACAG GGAATGATCTGGGGGACTTTCGGGAATACGACCCCAATCTGCTGGATGATCCACAGTGGCCTTGTGGAAAACACAAGAGAGTCCTCATCTTCCCCTCCTACATG ACTACGGTCATTGAATACGTGAAACCCTCCGACCTCAAGAAGGACATGAACGAAACCTTCAAGGAGAAATTCCCCCATATAAGGCTTACGCTTAGCAAGATAAGGAG CTTGAAAAGGGAGATAAGAAAGCTGGCGCAGGATGAATGTGGTTATGAGGAACCGACCGTGGCCATGGCTTTTGTCTACTTTGAAAAACTTGTTCTTCAAGgcaaactaaacaaacagaatCGTAAACTCTGCGCTGGAGCTTGTGTCCTTCTAGCGGCCAAGATCGGCGGTGATCTCAAGAAACACGAGGTCAAGCTCCTCATAGAT AAACTGGAGGAGAGGTTCAGAGTGAACCGCAGAGAGCTTATAGCCTTCGAGTTCCCTGTCCTGGTGGCGCTGGAGTTCAACCTGCACCTGCCAGAACACGAGATCATGCCCCACTACAGACGCCTGCTGCAGACTTCCTAG
- the cables1 gene encoding CDK5 and ABL1 enzyme substrate 1 isoform X2 → MAAATSSNTSTATLQMKHPSIDHTRKRIDPRRRQAALSFLSNISLDGRPVQDDADKQNEEENSLEARTRQSLVSPERLAYGAAGAAGAAAAAAAAAAAAAAAEATTAAQALAFANQALFASNRASFGTGPAAFPLGTDAEGDAFVSSTLSSPFSALPASTRGRLQTYTQGILPASYCRQSPQYCLEGGQIANSAIELQRSRRRLISQRSSLETLEDIEENAPLRRCRTLSGSPRPKSFKRVHFIKNMRQHDMRNGRDVKVEGGRQRHPSGGVSAKEMVIGLEGVELGADGKTVSYTQFLYPTNVLGGRRNTIDSTSSFSQSRNASHRSLSLGRANSNQSSLDTGNDLGDFREYDPNLLDDPQWPCGKHKRVLIFPSYMTTVIEYVKPSDLKKDMNETFKEKFPHIRLTLSKIRSLKREIRKLAQDECGYEEPTVAMAFVYFEKLVLQGKLNKQNRKLCAGACVLLAAKIGGDLKKHEVKLLIDKLEERFRVNRRELIAFEFPVLVALEFNLHLPEHEIMPHYRRLLQTS, encoded by the exons ATGGCGGCTGCCACGAGCAGCAACACATCCACAGCCACCCTACAGATGAAGCACCCCAGTATCGACCATACGCGGAAACGCATAGACCCGAGGAGGAGGCAAGCGGCGCTGTCCTTTCTCAGCAACATTTCGTTAGATGGGCGACCCGTGCAGGACGATGCAGACAAGCAAAACGAAGAGGAGAACTCGCTGGAAGCCAGGACTAGACAGAGCCTGGTTTCTCCGGAGCGCTTGGCGTACGGGGCTGCTGGCGCCGccggagctgctgctgctgctgctgctgcagcggcggcggcggcggcggcggagGCGACCACGGCCGCACAGGCGCTCGCTTTTGCAAACCAGGCTCTCTTCGCCAGCAATCGGGCCAGTTTTGGGACGGGTCCCGCTGCTTTCCCGTTGGGTACCGACGCGGAGGGCGACGCTTTCGTGTCCTCGACACTCAGCTCGCCTTTCTCCGCGCTCCCAGCCTCGACCAGAGGGAGGCTGCAGACGTACACTCAGGGAATCCTTCCTGCCTCCTACTGCAGGCAGTCCCCCCAATACTGCCTGGAGGGCGGACAGATAGCCAACTCTGCGATAGAGCTGCAGAGGTCAAG GCGAAGACTCATCTCTCAGCGCTCTTCGCTTGAAACACTAGAGGATATAGAGGAAAATGCTCCTCTACGCAG ATGCCGAACCCTATCGGGTTCACCCCGACCAAAGAGCTTCAAGAGGGTCCACTTCATAAAGAACATGAGGCAACATGATATGCGCAATGGAAG GGATGTAAAGGTGGAAGGAGGGCGTCAGCGGCACCCATCAGGAGGCGTCAGTGCCAAGGAGATGGTGATCGGGCTGGAGGGAGTGGAGTTGGGAGCAGATGGAAAG ACTGTGTCCTACACCCAGTTCCTGTATCCCACTAATGTGCTGGGTGGTCGAAGAAACACCATCGACTCCACCTCGTCCTTCTCTCAGTCTCGTAACGCCAGCCACCGCAGCCTCAGTTTGGGTCGAGCCAACAGCAACCAGAGCAGCCTAGACACAG GGAATGATCTGGGGGACTTTCGGGAATACGACCCCAATCTGCTGGATGATCCACAGTGGCCTTGTGGAAAACACAAGAGAGTCCTCATCTTCCCCTCCTACATG ACTACGGTCATTGAATACGTGAAACCCTCCGACCTCAAGAAGGACATGAACGAAACCTTCAAGGAGAAATTCCCCCATATAAGGCTTACGCTTAGCAAGATAAGGAG CTTGAAAAGGGAGATAAGAAAGCTGGCGCAGGATGAATGTGGTTATGAGGAACCGACCGTGGCCATGGCTTTTGTCTACTTTGAAAAACTTGTTCTTCAAGgcaaactaaacaaacagaatCGTAAACTCTGCGCTGGAGCTTGTGTCCTTCTAGCGGCCAAGATCGGCGGTGATCTCAAGAAACACGAGGTCAAGCTCCTCATAGAT AAACTGGAGGAGAGGTTCAGAGTGAACCGCAGAGAGCTTATAGCCTTCGAGTTCCCTGTCCTGGTGGCGCTGGAGTTCAACCTGCACCTGCCAGAACACGAGATCATGCCCCACTACAGACGCCTGCTGCAGACTTCCTAG